The following DNA comes from Hahella chejuensis KCTC 2396.
CCCAGCAGTCATGGTGACCGACACGGCTTTCTATCGTAATCCCGCCTACCATACGGATCAGGACACCTGGGATACGCTGGATTATGAGCGTATGGCGATGGTGGTTGATGGTGTTTTTAATGGGGTGTCTAAACTTCTATAAAGTATGCTGAACCTACGGTCAAAATACTTTTTATCTAAATGATAAATAAGGGGGTTATGATGACGTTTGAACGGGTAAGTTAAGAATTAATAGTGAAAGTTCTGTACATTATGTGGCGTTAAAATTTAAGGGCGGAGATTGTATCGGATTGTATTTTTTGCCAACTATGCTAAATAAACTCAGGTTAATAGGGTATGACCAGATCATTATGCTTTTTTCTTCTGGCTTTTATTGTTCGCTCAGCCTTGGCTGAGACTACTGGTGTCCCAGCTTCAGTAAGTCAGGTTCAGACCGAGACTGTGAATGGCCAAGTTGTTAGGATTGTTCAGCACAATATGGAGATTAATCCCATCATTCAGTTCGAAATATTATCACGCCCTGACTTTGAGCCCATACAGACGTTGACCGCCGGGGAGCTGCCGTATGGTTCTGAAACGCTGAGCCTGAAGGATTCAAGCGGAGCTTTTGTGGAAGAAGTGATTGTCGAGGATACTCATATTAGTATTGTTTTCGAATATTTCTTTATTGAAGGCCCGTCTGCACTTTTGGAATGTCAGCTACCAGTGATTGGCAAACACTTTGGGCCATTCCAATGTGGTAAGAAATAGAAATTATTCTTCTCTCATTTTTTATTAATTTAATAGAGCGCATACCACAGAAATTGATCGATTCCTGATAAAAATACGCTGTTCAGTTTCAATTCAGCTTGTATCTCCATAATGGCCTCCGTGTTGTCGCTTCATCTGGTTTGACCGAGGTGGAGGGCGCATTTAACGGTTGCCTGCAGCTTTTGATGATAACGGGTGGTTTTCACCGCTGGCGTGGTCGGTTGTATGGCGGATTATCAAATAGCATTCGTGCATAAGTCATCTCAGGGATATCTATGAAAAAGGTAGTGGTAGCGTCGGTTTTAACTTCCTTTATTCTTTCCACAGGTTGCGCAAGTATTGTTAGTGAAAGCAGCTATCCGGTCGCGATAAGCAGTTCGCCTTCTAATGCGCAGTTTGTCATCGAAGATTTAAACGGCAATGAAATCCATGCAGGGCATACTCCCGCAACAGTGACGCTTAGCGCAGGTGGAAGCTACTTTCAAAAAGCGAAATATCGGGTGACGTTCCACAAAGATGGCTACGTGGATAAAACCGTCATGCTGGAAAGTACGCTGGATGGCTGGTATTTCGGCAATATATTGTTAGGCGGATTGATTGGTATGTTAATAGTTGACCCTATTACTGGCGCAATGTGGAAGTTGCCAGATGGAAAGGCGACGGTCCTGGAGGATAGGTATGCTTCAACACAGAACAACGGCGACCTGACTATCGTGTCCATCGACCAGCTGTCAGATGCAGAGCGTAACTCTCTGGTGCGCATTAACTAAGAATTCCGCTTGTCGCAGCGGGCGACTCGCCGCCCGCCGCCTACTTATCTTCTCTCTGTCGCCTCCCTTTTTCTATACGCAGAGCGGTCTCACGCCGCCGGCGCCAGTCGCCGTGAGCGATAGCGCATGACTGCATCCCAGGACACCAGCGCCAAGGCGCACCAGATAATGACAAACGTGGTCCATTTACCCTGGGGCACAGGCTCCTGGTAGAGCGTAATCGCCAGGATGAACATGATGCTGGGGCCGAGATACTGGAAGAAGCCGAGGATGGTCAGAGTCAGTCTGCGGCTGGCGATGATGAACAACAACAGCGGCAAGGTGGTCGCGGGGCCTGCTGCGAGTAGCAATAGATTGTGGTACGTGTCGTTAGTGAGCATGTTGCTGGCGGAGGACGCTGAGGCCCACATATAAATCAGCGCAGCCGGCGCCAACAGGCAGGTCTCCACACACAGTCCGCTGACGGCGTCCACCGCGACCTGCTTACGCAGTAAGCCGTAGAAGCCGAAGGAAAGCGCCAGCACAATGGCGATCCAGGGCAGGGAGCCGAAGGCGATGATTTCGAGTAAAACGCCACCTACAGCGAGGGCGGCGGCGATGCGTTGCAGGAAAGTCAGGCGTTCGCCCAGAAACAGATAGCCCAATAGCATATTAACCAGTGGGTTGATGTAATACCCCAGGCTCGCCTCGGTCATATGATTGTTGTTTACGGCCCAGATGAACAACAGCCAGTTGCCCCCTACCAATAACGCCGACAATGCCAGCCACCGTAATTTGCGCCATTCGAGCAGACCCGCGCGCACAGCCATCAGGCGCCCGCTTACGGCGCACAGCAATACAGTCAACACACTGGACCAGACAATGCGATGCCCCAGGATTTCCAGAGCGGGCATGTGGCTCAGTTGCTTGAAATAAATGGGCATGAAGCCCCAAAGGAGGAAGGCTCCCAACGCGGCTAAGGCGCCGGTGGATGAAGATGGTTGTGTAGACGATGCGCTCATGGGTTCCTGCAGAGGCAAAGGTAGGGACTGGTTACTATGCTGATGAAAGCCCTGACTGGCAAGCTCGGATTTACCTTGGTTTTTCAGAGGATGTGATTCGGTGGCGAGGGGAGCCGTCGCGTTGCATAATTTGTCCAATAACCGTGAACGGTTCCCTCTTGCTGCTAAAATCAGGCGCTACCACGCGACCCGCCGAATATGGAGACTGCTGCGATGCCCGATGCAATCCGAAACCTGACTTTCACCCTGGTTGAAATCGCCACCTTCTTCGGGGCGGCGGTGGTCGCCATATTAGTGGTCTGGGTGGCGATCGCCTATGTCATTGATATTACTCAGAAGAAACACGCGATCCGCCGTAACTTTCCCGTGATCGGACGATTCCGCTATTTCTTCGAGCATCTTGGAGAATTTTTTCGGCAGTATTTCTTCGCCATGGACCGGGAAGAATTGCCCTTCAATCGTGCGGAGCGCGCCTGGGTTTATCGCTCCGCCAAAAACGTGGATAACACGGTGGCGTTTGGCTCTACACGCAATCTCACTCATGCGGGCGAAGTGATATTTTTGAACTGCCCCTTTCCTACGCTGGAGGAAGACGCGGTGCCGCCAAGGGAAATCACCTTGGGAGAGGGTTTTGCGCGTACGCCCTACAGCACCAGCTCCATTTTCAATATCTCCGGAATGAGCTATGGCGCAATTTCCCGTCCGGCGGTGCTGGCGTTGTCACACGGTGCCAAAGAAGCGGGCGTATGGATGAATACTGGGGAAGGCGGGCTCACTAAATACCATTTGGAAGGCGGCTGCGATCTGGTGTTTCAAATCGGCACGGCAAAATACGGCGCACGTACTGAAGAGGGAGCGCTGAGCGATGAGAAGCTGGTTCAGATCGCCGCGCACGAGCAGGTAAGAATGTTTGAAATCAAGATGAGCCAAGGCGCCAAGCCCGGTAAAGGCGGCATTCTTCCAGGCGGGAAAGTAACGCAAGAGATCGCTGCTATCCGGGGTATTCCGGAAGGCAAATCTTCTATCAGCCCCAACGGCCATCCGGAAATCCGCAATGTGGACGATCTGATCGATATGATTCATCACATTCGCGAAGTCACTGGCAAGCCCGTTGGTTTCAAAGCGGTGATTGGCGCTTATGGCTTCCTCGATACCTTGTTCAAGCGTATCCATGAACGCGGGCTTGAGTATGCGCCGGACTTTATCACCATTGATAGTGCGGACGGCGGCACGGGCGCTGCGCCGCAGAGCCTGATTGACTATGTGGGACTGACCATCAAGGAAAGTCTGCCTTTGGTGGTGGATAAGCTGATGGAATACGGCTTGCGACATCGTATTAAAGTCATTTGTTCAGGTAAGCTCATCACGCCTTCCGGCGTCGCCTGGGCCTTGTGCATGGGGGCGGATTTTATCGTTTCCGCGCGCGGCTACATGTTCGCCTTGGGATGCATTCAGGCGCTGCAATGCAACAAGAATACCTGTCCGACCGGGGTCACCACCCATGATCCAGAGTTGCAGAAAGGTCTCGACCCCGCTAATAAAGCCGTGCGCGTCGCCAACTACGCCAAGAAAATGGCTTATGAGGTTGGAGTTATCGCCCACTCCTGCGGCGTGCGCGAACCCAGAGAGCTGCGTCGCTATCACGCCCATATCATCACCGACAGCAGTTTCTCCACGTCCTTGGAGACCTTGTTCCCAACCCGTCAAGTGCGCCCGGAATACGCCGAGGAAGTGGTCAAGCTAGTCCAGTCCGAGTAACCGCTGTTTCAGCGCCTCATCGAAGGGACGTCGGCCTAGCCAGATGCCGAAGTAGGCGTGCGCCAGCGGCTCCTCCCGCAGGCGCGACAGCTCCTGATCGTTGAGCAGCAGGCGTAGACCCTCGTCGGCTTGATACTCCAGCCGATACAGATCTCCGGCGGCCACATCGCGATAGCTGGAATGGAATTGGCGCAGGGCGCTAGTGTTTGCAGGCAAGGTCTGGTTGCGCCGCAGCAAGGCTTCCGCACTTTCGGTAAAAGCATGAGCGGGGATGTTTCGTTCATAGCGAAATAACATCACGCGACTTTCCTTTGTATCCTGCCTCCATGTAGCGGCGCAGTTTTCACGGTAGAGAGCGGCGGCGCCAACGGTGAAAAGGCGATAGGCCTTTAACTCTGCAACGCCGCAGCGTTGCAAGGTCGCGTCAGCGATCTGTTGCGTTGACGGAAAGCTGCCTGTGTCTGAAGCCCATGTTTTGGAAGCGCACAGCGCCAGGATGAGCAGCAGAAAGGCTTTCACTGGTCTGCGCCCACGCCGCTGCGAATTTTCTGCAGGACGCCTCCCACCAGTGGAAGATGGTTGTAAAAGCCTTCCGCACTGTCCCAGTAATCCTGGTGGAGAACGATCTTTCCTTGATCATTAAAACGCAGATGAGAGATCCCGATGGATGTGACTTCGACCTGTTTCCACCAGACTTTGAACTTTAAGGTCATGGTCCAGCGCAGCAGGATGTCGTCGCCTGTCGAAGCAAAGTCAAGAAACTGCACTGACGTGGAGGCTTTCTCCGCCATCGCGGCGAAATAGCGTGTAAGCTCCTCCCGTTCCTGCAAGCTGTGGAAGGTGTCATTGAAATAAAACGATTCCGCATAAGCGCGCTCGACGGCGTTTGGGATGTTGTCAGGCGTGAAATCGTTCATAAGCGCCACAAAGCCTTGCAGCCGTGGCTCCTGCTCAATGGAAGAGAAGGTTTCGGTCCCCGCTGCTTTCAAGTAATCCTGGTGAGGCGTCAAAGGACCTGAACTGGAGCAGGCGCTTAGTAGACTTGCGAAAGCGGCGGTCAAGCTGGTGCGAAGAAGGGCCATAACGTGGTTTCCTGAAAGGTTTTCGTGTACTTGATGCTAAGCTTTACGACGCTGGACGAGATTCAGTTTTGCCATGGCCGGCGATGATGAAGTTGAACTCTCGCCGAACCTGACCAACACAGTTATAAAATCCCGCCTGCAAACCAATCCGCTTCTTCGTTCGTAAGATATTGGCGATGACGGCTGCGACTCTCTCAACTGAGGACTGTTTTTAATATGCAAGGCTTGGGCAGGTTATTGAGCTGGATTGATAATGACCGCAAAGGAATGTTGGTAGATGTAGGTCGGGACGCTGTGGACTGGCGCAGAGTCTGGCCGTTCGTGGGCATTCACTTGGCTTGTCTGGCGGCGTTGTGGGTCGGGTGGAGTCCCGTTGCGGTGTGGGTTGCCGTTATCGCTTATCTGGTGAGAATGTTCGCCATTACGGCGTTTTATCATCGTTACTTTGCTCACAAGACCTTTCGCACCAGTCGCCCCATGCAGTTCCTCTTCGCGGTATTAGGGGCCTCCGCCACCCAACGGGGTCCACTTTGGTGGGCGGCGCACCATCGCCAACATCATCGCACCTCCGATACCGAAGCAGACCCGCACTCACCCAGACATGGCTTTTGGCGCAGTCATGCAGGGTGGTTTCTGGGGGGCAAACACTTCAAGGCTCCGCTGAACTTAGTGAAAGATTTCAGTCAGTATCCCGAATTGCGCTGGATTGATCGGTTTGATTTGTGCGTACCTCTGGCATTCGGCGTTGGTATGTGGCTCCTGGGCGAGTGGCTTGCATATGTGGCTCCCCACCTGCAAACCAATGGTTGGCAAATGTTGGTGTGGGGCTACTTTATTTCCACGGTGGCGCTGATTCACGCGACCTTGGCGATCAACTCTCTGGCCCACCGCTGGGGCGCGCGCCGTTACGAAACGGGAGATGATTCCCGTAATAACTTCATTTTGGCGCTGCTGACCCTGGGGGAAGGCTGGCACAACAACCATCATCACTACTCAGGAAGTGCGCGGCAGGGGTTCTTTTGGTGGGAGTTGGATCTGAGTTATTACCTGCTGCGTATCCTGTCGGCGTTAGGTTTGATCTGGGATCTCCGAGAT
Coding sequences within:
- the rarD gene encoding EamA family transporter RarD, with protein sequence MSASSTQPSSSTGALAALGAFLLWGFMPIYFKQLSHMPALEILGHRIVWSSVLTVLLCAVSGRLMAVRAGLLEWRKLRWLALSALLVGGNWLLFIWAVNNNHMTEASLGYYINPLVNMLLGYLFLGERLTFLQRIAAALAVGGVLLEIIAFGSLPWIAIVLALSFGFYGLLRKQVAVDAVSGLCVETCLLAPAALIYMWASASSASNMLTNDTYHNLLLLAAGPATTLPLLLFIIASRRLTLTILGFFQYLGPSIMFILAITLYQEPVPQGKWTTFVIIWCALALVSWDAVMRYRSRRLAPAA
- a CDS encoding nuclear transport factor 2 family protein, which encodes MALLRTSLTAAFASLLSACSSSGPLTPHQDYLKAAGTETFSSIEQEPRLQGFVALMNDFTPDNIPNAVERAYAESFYFNDTFHSLQEREELTRYFAAMAEKASTSVQFLDFASTGDDILLRWTMTLKFKVWWKQVEVTSIGISHLRFNDQGKIVLHQDYWDSAEGFYNHLPLVGGVLQKIRSGVGADQ
- a CDS encoding acyl-CoA desaturase, whose protein sequence is MQGLGRLLSWIDNDRKGMLVDVGRDAVDWRRVWPFVGIHLACLAALWVGWSPVAVWVAVIAYLVRMFAITAFYHRYFAHKTFRTSRPMQFLFAVLGASATQRGPLWWAAHHRQHHRTSDTEADPHSPRHGFWRSHAGWFLGGKHFKAPLNLVKDFSQYPELRWIDRFDLCVPLAFGVGMWLLGEWLAYVAPHLQTNGWQMLVWGYFISTVALIHATLAINSLAHRWGARRYETGDDSRNNFILALLTLGEGWHNNHHHYSGSARQGFFWWELDLSYYLLRILSALGLIWDLRDVPEHKKWAHKPEIQAMTLSGERR
- a CDS encoding chalcone isomerase family protein, with product MKAFLLLILALCASKTWASDTGSFPSTQQIADATLQRCGVAELKAYRLFTVGAAALYRENCAATWRQDTKESRVMLFRYERNIPAHAFTESAEALLRRNQTLPANTSALRQFHSSYRDVAAGDLYRLEYQADEGLRLLLNDQELSRLREEPLAHAYFGIWLGRRPFDEALKQRLLGLD
- a CDS encoding FMN-binding glutamate synthase family protein translates to MPDAIRNLTFTLVEIATFFGAAVVAILVVWVAIAYVIDITQKKHAIRRNFPVIGRFRYFFEHLGEFFRQYFFAMDREELPFNRAERAWVYRSAKNVDNTVAFGSTRNLTHAGEVIFLNCPFPTLEEDAVPPREITLGEGFARTPYSTSSIFNISGMSYGAISRPAVLALSHGAKEAGVWMNTGEGGLTKYHLEGGCDLVFQIGTAKYGARTEEGALSDEKLVQIAAHEQVRMFEIKMSQGAKPGKGGILPGGKVTQEIAAIRGIPEGKSSISPNGHPEIRNVDDLIDMIHHIREVTGKPVGFKAVIGAYGFLDTLFKRIHERGLEYAPDFITIDSADGGTGAAPQSLIDYVGLTIKESLPLVVDKLMEYGLRHRIKVICSGKLITPSGVAWALCMGADFIVSARGYMFALGCIQALQCNKNTCPTGVTTHDPELQKGLDPANKAVRVANYAKKMAYEVGVIAHSCGVREPRELRRYHAHIITDSSFSTSLETLFPTRQVRPEYAEEVVKLVQSE